In Rhinopithecus roxellana isolate Shanxi Qingling chromosome 16, ASM756505v1, whole genome shotgun sequence, a single genomic region encodes these proteins:
- the LOC104678364 gene encoding 60S ribosomal protein L10-like yields MRGAFGKPQGTVARVHIGQVIMSIRTKLQNKEHVIEALRRAKFKFPGSQKIHISNKWGFTKFNADEFEDMVAEKQLIPDGCGIKYIPSHGPLDKWQALHS; encoded by the coding sequence ATGCGAGGTGCTTTTGGAAAGCCCCAGGGCACTGTGGCCAGGGTTCACATTGGCCAAGTTATCATGTCCATCCGCACCAAGCTGCAGAACAAGGAGCATGTGATTGAGGCCCTGCGCAGGGCCAAGTTCAAGTTTCCTGGCAGCCAGAAGATCCACATCTCAAACAAATGGGGCTTCACCAAGTTCAATGCTGATGAATTTGAAGACATGGTGGCTGAAAAGCAGCTCATCCCAGATGGCTGTGGGATCAAGTACATCCCCAGTCATGGTCCTCTGGACAAATGGCAGGCCCTGCACTCATGA